The following coding sequences lie in one Methanomicrobia archaeon genomic window:
- a CDS encoding YjbQ family protein, with amino-acid sequence MERLELRTKESIELIDITDEVQQIVRAKRVDSGICVVFSRHTTTGIVINENEPG; translated from the coding sequence ATGGAGCGATTGGAGCTGCGAACGAAGGAGAGCATCGAGCTCATCGATATCACGGACGAGGTACAGCAGATCGTGCGCGCGAAACGTGTGGACTCAGGGATCTGCGTCGTCTTCTCCAGGCATACGACCACCGGGATCGTCATCAACGAGAACGAGCCCGGC